The following DNA comes from Terriglobales bacterium.
GAGGACAACAACCAGTACAGCGGCACAGGCGGCGACCTGTTCAAGTCCACCGACGGCGGCGCTACTTGGCGCCCGCTGACCAACGGACTGCCCAAGGATGTCGTGCAGCTACACATCGCGATCGCTCCCAGCCAGCCCAGCCGCCTCTACGCGGTCTTCTCGACCACGACGAAGACCGAATACGCCTCCGGTAAGGGCCTGGGGCTCTACCGCTCGGACGACGGCGGCGAGACCTGGTCGAGCGCCACCGACGATCCTCGCCCCAAGATGAAGATCGGCGGCGGCGACCTGCCCATTCTTCGCGTGGATCCGAAGAACCCGGACATCGTCTACAGCGCCAGCCTGGTGACCGTGCGCTCGACCGACGGCGGCAAAACCTGGACCAGCATCCGCGGCGCGCCGGGAGGTGACGACTATCAGAACCTCTGGATCAATCCCAATGACCCCAACATCATCCTGCTGGTGAGCGACCAGGGCGCCCTGGTGAGCGTGAACCGAGGCGAGAGCTGGAGCTCCTGGTACAACCAGCCCACGGCGCAGCTCTACCACGTCGCCGTGGATCGCTCATTCCCCTACAAGGTCTGTGCCGGGCAGCAGGAGAGCGGGTCGGTCTGCACCTCCAGCCGCGGCAATGACGGCCGCATCACCTTCCGCGACTGGCATCCGGTGGGCGTCATCGAGTACGGATACGTCGCCCCCGACCCGCTGGACACGGACATCGTTTACGGAGCGGGCCGCAACGAGGTCTCGAAGTACCGCGTAAGCACCGGCGAGAAGGAGAACATCACTCCCATCCCCATCCGCGGCGACAAGTACCGCACCGAGCGTACCGAGCCCATCGTCTTCTCGCCCCTGAATCCCCATCTTCTCTACTACGCCGCCAACATCCTCTTTAAGACCACCGACGGCGGAGCGA
Coding sequences within:
- a CDS encoding glycoside hydrolase, yielding MTRINRLAFLLLACSCALSSAPRIHAQQVPEKMFQELRWRMIGPFRAGRTRAAAGVPSQPNVFYFGAVNGGVWKSDDYGRTWAPIFDAQPTQSIGDIAVAPSDPNVIYVASGEGLPRPDLSVGDGIYKSTDAGKTWTHLGLADGQQIPALAIDPRDPNRVFAAVLGHPYGPSQERGIFRSLDGGKTWKNVLYKDENTGGADVLIDPANPEVVYASLWQTRLGPWEDNNQYSGTGGDLFKSTDGGATWRPLTNGLPKDVVQLHIAIAPSQPSRLYAVFSTTTKTEYASGKGLGLYRSDDGGETWSSATDDPRPKMKIGGGDLPILRVDPKNPDIVYSASLVTVRSTDGGKTWTSIRGAPGGDDYQNLWINPNDPNIILLVSDQGALVSVNRGESWSSWYNQPTAQLYHVAVDRSFPYKVCAGQQESGSVCTSSRGNDGRITFRDWHPVGVIEYGYVAPDPLDTDIVYGAGRNEVSKYRVSTGEKENITPIPIRGDKYRTERTEPIVFSPLNPHLLYYAANILFKTTDGGATWQAISPDLAHKEPGIPASLGTLAAKDPKAAKQRGAIYSLAPSFQSVNTIWAGTDDGLIWLTRDGGLHWADITPSDL